One segment of Humidesulfovibrio mexicanus DNA contains the following:
- the uvrC gene encoding excinuclease ABC subunit UvrC has product MEFIAKDYPDSPGVYLMKDDSGRIIYVGKAVSLRKRLSSYFRAGADHSPKTRALVARIARVDFLLVSTEKEALLLEESLIKKHRPRYNIVLRDDKRSLLFRLDKAAAFPRLTMTRHVVRDGSAYFGPYASASAARATQKLVGGIFRLRKCSDTVFKNRVRPCLYFQLDQCLAPCVLPVDRDEYMALVRQVEQFLSGRSQSLVRDLRRRMDKAAGDMRYEDAARLRDQIRAIEATLESQASVLRDALDRDVVAVAQLAEEGLGVGLLFVRGGKLLEQKTFHWSGLGASEAADALESFLAQFYGAQRYIPGRVVLSHPPETTSLAEVLAERRGGPCRVSAPRGDDERRLLDLALNLARTAHRTDGVQDVASVLEQALGLPGPPLRVECVDISHLGGSGVRAGVVVFENGEERKEDFRTYALPGVEGSGDDYAALAQWAERRAQSGPPWPDLLLIDGGRGQLAAVTAALAQALPDTPLECASIAKGPSRRAGELEDRVFRPGRRNPVALKPGSPALLFLQRVRDAAHRFVIGRGRAATRRRSLSGELLALPGVGPKTARHLFDHFGSVKAIRAASVEALAAVPGLGPAKAARLRQAFDGAQAETSRQES; this is encoded by the coding sequence GTGGAATTCATAGCCAAAGACTATCCCGATAGCCCCGGCGTCTATCTGATGAAGGACGATTCCGGGCGCATCATCTATGTGGGCAAGGCGGTGAGCCTGCGCAAAAGGTTGTCTTCGTATTTTCGCGCCGGTGCCGATCACTCCCCGAAAACGCGGGCGCTTGTGGCGCGCATCGCCCGTGTGGATTTTCTGCTCGTCTCCACCGAAAAGGAGGCGCTGCTGCTGGAAGAAAGCCTCATCAAGAAGCACCGGCCGCGCTACAACATCGTCCTGCGCGATGACAAGCGCTCCCTGTTGTTCCGGTTGGACAAGGCTGCGGCCTTCCCCCGCCTGACCATGACGCGCCACGTGGTGCGCGACGGCTCCGCCTATTTCGGTCCCTACGCCTCGGCCTCGGCCGCCCGGGCCACGCAGAAGCTGGTAGGGGGCATATTCCGCCTGCGCAAGTGCTCCGACACGGTGTTCAAGAACCGCGTGCGGCCCTGCCTGTATTTCCAGTTGGACCAGTGCCTGGCCCCCTGCGTGCTTCCCGTGGACAGGGACGAATACATGGCCCTCGTGCGGCAGGTGGAGCAGTTTCTCTCTGGCCGGTCGCAGTCCCTTGTGCGCGACCTGCGCCGCCGCATGGACAAGGCGGCGGGCGACATGCGGTATGAGGACGCGGCGCGCCTGCGCGATCAGATCCGCGCCATTGAGGCCACGCTGGAGAGCCAGGCCTCGGTGCTGCGCGACGCCCTGGACCGCGACGTGGTCGCCGTGGCCCAACTGGCGGAGGAAGGGCTTGGAGTGGGCCTGCTGTTCGTGCGCGGGGGCAAGCTTCTTGAGCAGAAGACCTTCCATTGGTCCGGCCTCGGCGCGAGTGAGGCCGCAGACGCACTGGAGAGCTTTCTCGCCCAGTTCTATGGCGCGCAGCGCTACATTCCCGGCCGCGTGGTCCTGTCGCACCCGCCGGAGACCACCTCACTGGCCGAGGTGCTCGCCGAGCGCCGGGGAGGTCCGTGCCGGGTCTCGGCCCCGCGCGGTGACGACGAGCGCCGCTTGCTGGACCTGGCGCTCAATCTGGCGCGCACGGCCCACCGTACGGACGGCGTTCAGGACGTGGCTTCCGTTCTCGAACAGGCCCTGGGCTTGCCGGGGCCGCCGTTGCGCGTGGAGTGCGTGGACATCTCGCATTTGGGCGGCAGCGGGGTGCGCGCGGGGGTGGTGGTGTTCGAGAACGGGGAAGAGCGCAAGGAGGACTTCCGCACCTATGCCCTGCCCGGCGTGGAGGGCAGCGGCGACGACTACGCCGCGCTGGCCCAGTGGGCCGAGCGGCGCGCCCAGTCCGGGCCGCCCTGGCCGGATCTGCTGCTCATCGACGGCGGTCGCGGCCAGCTTGCCGCAGTGACCGCGGCCTTGGCCCAGGCCCTGCCGGACACGCCCCTGGAGTGCGCGTCCATCGCCAAGGGGCCGAGCCGCCGCGCGGGCGAGCTGGAGGACCGCGTGTTCCGCCCAGGCAGGCGCAACCCCGTGGCCCTCAAGCCGGGCAGTCCGGCCCTGCTTTTTCTGCAACGCGTGCGCGACGCCGCCCACCGCTTCGTCATCGGCAGGGGCAGGGCGGCCACGCGCAGGCGGTCCCTGTCCGGGGAGCTGTTGGCCCTGCCCGGCGTTGGCCCCAAGACCGCGCGACACCTCTTCGACCATTTCGGCAGCGTGAAGGCCATCCGCGCAGCCAGCGTGGAAGCGTTGGCCGCCGTGCCCGGCCTCGGCCCGGCCAAGGCCGCGCGCCTGCGCCAGGCTTTTGATGGCGCGCAGGCCGAAACGTCCCGTCAGGAGTCCTGA
- a CDS encoding tetratricopeptide repeat protein produces MSHTPPPVPQAPGPLSACAPRWPLLFCLLAVAAAVLAYRDVGFFGFCNLDDSVYVTENRLVLSGLSWDTVRRAFVPDNTGYLSPLVTLSFVLDAQAFGFWAGGFHLVNLAWHVANVVLFFWLVLRLSDSRIAALLAAALLAVHPAHVEAVAWISARKDMLSTFFGLAAIHIYIGWARRPRASLNAGLHAAHVLSLMAKPMLVTLPGLLVLLDFWPLRRLGAAKGGVLPDWRELAARVREKSLLLALGVLAAFVALSTHMQTFDRLDPGLGLKVANALASCAGYLKLLVWPSNQALVYPFPESVPLAHSLGGQGLVLGLTALCVWQVRRRPYLLVGWLWFLCALIPVIMPPRVGMHVAMADRWAYVPFLGLYLALGCLVAEAFSALRRPWARVALCLALLAPLAALTLVQQRQLATWATPSTIYEQALRVTRKSHVVLNNYGGIKVAEGDDAAAEELYREALRLHPTYDACLYNLGLLCMRGERFDEALDFLTRARPEMKRVGKEYEAMRAMAHCLARLGRSGEAQVLYLGCLELEPGKLDAWLDWAKLAEVLGQRDRALGLYRMSLTVAPGNPNGLDGVRRLEAPAPSLP; encoded by the coding sequence ATGTCCCATACGCCCCCCCCTGTCCCCCAGGCGCCAGGACCGCTGTCCGCTTGCGCCCCGCGCTGGCCGCTTCTGTTTTGCCTGCTGGCCGTCGCCGCCGCCGTGCTGGCCTACCGCGATGTGGGCTTCTTCGGCTTCTGCAACCTGGACGATTCGGTGTACGTCACAGAGAACCGGCTGGTGCTCTCCGGCCTGTCCTGGGACACGGTGCGACGCGCCTTCGTGCCGGACAACACCGGCTACCTGAGCCCGCTGGTGACCTTGTCCTTCGTGTTGGATGCGCAGGCCTTCGGCTTTTGGGCCGGGGGCTTCCACCTGGTGAACCTGGCCTGGCATGTCGCCAACGTGGTTCTGTTCTTCTGGCTGGTGCTGCGCCTTTCGGACAGCCGGATCGCGGCGCTGCTCGCGGCCGCGCTTCTGGCCGTGCATCCGGCGCATGTGGAGGCCGTGGCCTGGATCTCCGCCCGCAAGGACATGCTTTCGACCTTCTTCGGGCTGGCGGCCATCCATATATATATAGGCTGGGCGCGCAGGCCTCGCGCCTCTCTCAACGCCGGGCTGCACGCGGCCCATGTGCTGAGCCTCATGGCCAAGCCCATGCTGGTGACCCTGCCGGGGCTGCTCGTGCTGTTGGACTTCTGGCCCCTGCGCCGCCTGGGCGCGGCCAAAGGGGGCGTCCTGCCGGACTGGCGCGAACTGGCGGCCAGGGTGCGCGAGAAGTCGCTGTTGCTGGCCCTGGGCGTGCTGGCGGCGTTCGTGGCGCTCTCCACGCATATGCAGACCTTCGACCGTCTGGACCCCGGCCTGGGGCTCAAGGTCGCCAACGCCTTGGCCTCCTGCGCGGGGTACTTGAAGCTGCTGGTCTGGCCGTCCAATCAGGCCCTTGTCTACCCCTTTCCGGAGAGCGTGCCCCTGGCCCACAGCCTAGGGGGCCAGGGCCTTGTCTTGGGGCTGACGGCCCTCTGCGTCTGGCAGGTTCGCAGGCGCCCGTATCTGTTGGTGGGCTGGCTGTGGTTTTTGTGCGCGCTGATTCCGGTGATCATGCCGCCCAGGGTGGGAATGCATGTGGCCATGGCCGACCGCTGGGCCTACGTGCCGTTTCTTGGCCTGTACCTGGCCCTGGGCTGCCTGGTGGCCGAGGCGTTTTCGGCCCTGCGCAGGCCCTGGGCGCGCGTGGCACTCTGTCTGGCCCTGCTTGCGCCCCTTGCGGCGCTGACCCTTGTCCAGCAGCGGCAACTGGCCACCTGGGCCACGCCCTCGACCATCTATGAGCAGGCCCTGCGCGTGACGCGCAAGAGCCATGTGGTGCTGAACAATTACGGCGGCATCAAGGTCGCCGAGGGCGACGACGCGGCCGCCGAGGAGTTGTACCGCGAGGCCCTGCGGCTGCACCCCACCTATGATGCCTGTCTGTACAACCTAGGGCTTTTGTGTATGCGCGGCGAGCGTTTCGACGAGGCCCTGGACTTTCTGACGCGGGCGCGGCCGGAAATGAAGCGCGTGGGCAAGGAATACGAGGCCATGCGGGCCATGGCCCACTGCCTGGCCCGGCTGGGCCGCTCCGGCGAGGCCCAGGTCTTGTATCTGGGCTGCCTGGAGCTTGAGCCGGGGAAGCTGGACGCGTGGCTGGACTGGGCCAAGTTGGCCGAGGTCCTGGGCCAGCGGGACCGGGCGCTTGGGCTCTACCGCATGAGCCTCACGGTCGCTCCCGGCAACCCCAACGGGCTCGACGGAGTCCGGCGGCTGGAAGCCCCGGCCCCAAGCCTGCCCTAA
- a CDS encoding metal-dependent hydrolase, translating to MRLTWFGHSNFLLEADGKRVLVDPFFEGNPSAPMKWQDLGAVDAVLVTHDHGDHLGQAVEIRAAHDAQLVCIFDLATRLRGDGVPADRLLGMNMGGTVDAAGVRVKMVQAFHSAQTGAPAGYIMTFPGGFCAYHAGDTALFSDMKLFRRFFDIDLALLPMGGWFTMDATEAAVACSFLGCRNVAPMHWGTFPILAQNTDAFAAALKEHAPDTALVQVRPGQTVDVD from the coding sequence ATGCGGCTGACCTGGTTCGGGCATTCCAATTTTCTGCTTGAGGCGGACGGCAAGCGCGTGCTTGTGGATCCCTTCTTCGAGGGCAACCCCAGCGCGCCCATGAAATGGCAAGACCTTGGCGCGGTGGACGCGGTGCTGGTGACCCACGACCACGGCGACCACCTGGGCCAGGCGGTGGAGATACGCGCCGCCCACGACGCGCAGCTTGTGTGCATCTTCGATCTGGCCACGCGCCTGCGCGGCGACGGCGTGCCCGCGGACCGGCTGCTGGGCATGAACATGGGCGGCACGGTGGACGCCGCCGGCGTACGCGTGAAGATGGTCCAGGCCTTCCACTCCGCCCAGACCGGCGCGCCCGCCGGGTACATCATGACCTTCCCCGGCGGCTTTTGCGCCTACCACGCTGGCGACACCGCGCTCTTCTCGGACATGAAGCTCTTCCGCCGCTTCTTCGACATCGACTTGGCGCTTTTGCCCATGGGCGGCTGGTTCACCATGGACGCCACCGAGGCGGCGGTCGCCTGCTCGTTTCTGGGCTGCCGGAACGTGGCCCCCATGCACTGGGGCACCTTCCCCATTCTGGCCCAGAACACGGACGCCTTTGCCGCGGCCCTGAAGGAGCACGCCCCGGACACGGCGCTGGTCCAGGTGCGCCCCGGCCAGACCGTGGACGTGGATTAG
- a CDS encoding UbiX family flavin prenyltransferase has product MNARRILLAVTGASGPQYAFALARALSGRQDIELHLILSEAARQVIGLETDFAPDELAALAHKTYSEKDIAAGPASGSWLHAGMIVCPCSMASLAAIAQGFGTNLIHRAADVTLKEGRRLVLVTRETPLNLIHIKNMLAAKQAGADIVPASPGFYHKPRTIEDLVNHLAGRILDQLGVEHSLFTRWGD; this is encoded by the coding sequence ATGAACGCACGACGCATCCTTCTCGCCGTCACCGGAGCCAGCGGCCCGCAGTACGCCTTCGCCCTTGCCCGGGCCCTGTCCGGCCGCCAGGACATCGAACTGCACCTCATCCTCTCCGAGGCCGCTCGGCAGGTCATCGGGCTGGAAACGGACTTCGCCCCGGACGAACTGGCCGCGCTGGCGCACAAAACCTATTCCGAGAAGGACATCGCGGCGGGTCCGGCCAGCGGCTCCTGGCTGCACGCGGGCATGATCGTGTGCCCCTGCTCCATGGCCAGCCTTGCGGCCATCGCCCAGGGCTTCGGCACCAACCTCATCCACCGCGCGGCGGACGTGACGCTGAAGGAAGGCAGACGGCTGGTGCTGGTGACCCGCGAAACCCCGCTGAACCTCATCCACATCAAGAACATGCTGGCGGCCAAGCAGGCCGGGGCGGACATCGTGCCCGCTTCGCCAGGGTTCTACCACAAGCCCAGGACCATAGAGGACCTGGTGAACCATCTGGCCGGGCGCATTCTGGACCAACTGGGGGTGGAGCACAGCCTGTTCACCCGCTGGGGAGACTAA
- a CDS encoding endonuclease — MPHQSPHRTAPSSRRLATLLASLVAALLLASCGEPDTKPAKERPAAEAARGNTREQSFQDAKRALLRHVYHDHRVTFYCLAVFDAKGQVTPPPGFHTPKHKARAERIEWEHVVPAENFGRSFAEWRDGHPDCLDARGPFKGRKCAERVNAEYRLMQADMYNLYPAIGAVNAMRSNYNYAMLPGAKETFGPFGMKIEGNKVEPPEHARGAIARTVKYMAWAYPRFTPSRQQQQLMDAWDRMYPVDQWECERARRIEAIQSNENPVVKGQCREAGLWP; from the coding sequence ATGCCCCACCAATCGCCCCACCGCACCGCACCGTCTTCCCGTCGCCTGGCCACGCTGCTGGCGTCTCTTGTGGCCGCGCTCCTGCTCGCCTCCTGCGGCGAGCCGGACACAAAGCCCGCCAAGGAGAGGCCCGCCGCCGAGGCCGCGCGCGGCAACACCCGCGAACAGTCCTTCCAGGACGCCAAGCGCGCCCTGCTCCGCCATGTGTACCACGACCACCGCGTGACCTTCTATTGCCTGGCCGTCTTCGACGCCAAGGGCCAGGTGACGCCGCCGCCGGGGTTCCATACGCCCAAGCACAAGGCGCGCGCGGAGCGCATCGAGTGGGAGCACGTGGTTCCAGCGGAGAACTTCGGCCGCAGCTTTGCCGAGTGGCGCGACGGACACCCAGACTGCCTGGACGCGCGCGGGCCGTTCAAGGGCAGGAAGTGCGCGGAGCGGGTGAACGCGGAATACCGGCTCATGCAGGCGGACATGTACAACCTGTACCCGGCCATCGGCGCGGTGAACGCCATGCGCAGCAACTACAACTACGCCATGCTGCCCGGCGCAAAGGAGACCTTCGGGCCCTTCGGCATGAAGATCGAGGGCAACAAGGTGGAACCGCCGGAACACGCGCGCGGGGCCATCGCCCGCACGGTCAAGTACATGGCCTGGGCCTACCCGCGCTTCACGCCCAGCCGCCAGCAGCAGCAACTCATGGACGCCTGGGACCGCATGTACCCTGTGGACCAGTGGGAATGCGAACGGGCCCGGCGCATTGAGGCCATCCAGAGCAACGAAAATCCGGTGGTCAAAGGCCAGTGTCGCGAGGCCGGGCTCTGGCCATAG
- a CDS encoding menaquinone biosynthesis decarboxylase: MRQTQTCEDSMPYKDLQDFLKHLEREGELKRIGAELDPKLEIAEVTDRVSKKFGPALLFEKAKGARFPVLTNMYGSYKRMNMALDSDNLDELGERIHQYLEIERPDGIIKKLQMIPKISKLANIFPDHVKRGCCQDVVLTGEQVDLGIMPVLTTWPGDAGPFITLPVVFTKNPETGVRNAGMYRMQVYDKNTTGMHWHRHKGGAYHYHLAEKLGKRLEVAVAIGPDPAVTYAATAPIPDEIDEMLFAGFLRNQPVELVKCKTVDLEVPATSQFVLEGYVDPGERRREGPFGDHTGYYSLADDYPVFHVTALTHRNDAIYPATLVGPPPMEDCFIGKATERLFLPLIKKQLPEVVDMNLPLEGVFHNLCFVSIDKRYPGQARKVMYALWGMGQMMFTKIIVVVDKNINVQNVSEVLWRIGNNVDPRRDIAILEGPLDALDHASPLAFYGGKMGIDATKKGPEDGHHRLWPDSLRMDPGVKSRVDALWGQLGL, translated from the coding sequence GTGCGACAAACGCAAACCTGCGAGGACTCCATGCCCTACAAGGATTTACAGGACTTTCTCAAACATCTGGAACGCGAAGGGGAGCTTAAACGCATCGGCGCGGAGCTGGACCCGAAGCTCGAAATCGCCGAGGTCACGGACCGGGTGAGCAAGAAGTTCGGCCCGGCCCTGCTCTTTGAAAAGGCCAAGGGCGCGCGCTTCCCGGTGCTCACCAACATGTACGGCTCGTACAAGCGCATGAACATGGCGCTGGATTCCGACAACCTGGACGAGCTGGGCGAACGCATCCATCAGTACCTGGAGATCGAGCGGCCCGACGGCATCATCAAGAAGCTGCAGATGATCCCCAAGATCTCCAAGCTCGCCAACATCTTTCCCGACCACGTGAAGCGCGGCTGCTGCCAGGACGTGGTGTTGACGGGCGAGCAGGTGGACCTCGGCATCATGCCGGTCCTGACCACCTGGCCGGGCGACGCCGGGCCGTTCATCACCCTGCCCGTGGTCTTCACCAAGAATCCGGAGACAGGCGTACGCAATGCGGGCATGTACCGTATGCAAGTGTACGACAAGAACACCACCGGGATGCACTGGCACCGGCACAAAGGCGGGGCGTACCACTACCATCTGGCCGAAAAGCTCGGCAAGCGGCTGGAAGTGGCCGTGGCCATCGGCCCTGACCCGGCCGTGACCTACGCGGCCACCGCGCCCATCCCGGACGAAATCGACGAAATGCTCTTTGCGGGCTTTTTGCGCAACCAGCCGGTGGAACTGGTCAAATGCAAGACAGTGGACCTTGAAGTGCCCGCAACCAGCCAGTTCGTGTTGGAGGGCTACGTGGATCCGGGGGAGCGCCGCCGCGAAGGCCCCTTCGGCGACCACACGGGCTACTACTCCCTGGCCGACGACTACCCGGTCTTCCACGTCACGGCCCTCACCCACAGGAACGACGCCATCTACCCGGCCACGCTCGTTGGGCCGCCGCCCATGGAGGACTGCTTCATCGGCAAGGCCACGGAGCGCCTGTTCCTGCCGCTGATCAAGAAGCAGCTGCCCGAGGTGGTGGACATGAACCTGCCCCTTGAAGGGGTGTTCCACAACCTCTGCTTCGTCTCCATTGACAAGCGCTACCCCGGCCAGGCGCGCAAGGTCATGTACGCCCTGTGGGGCATGGGGCAGATGATGTTCACCAAGATCATCGTGGTGGTGGACAAGAACATCAACGTGCAAAACGTGTCCGAGGTGCTCTGGCGCATCGGCAACAATGTGGACCCCAGGCGCGACATCGCCATCCTGGAAGGCCCGCTGGACGCGCTTGACCACGCCTCGCCGCTGGCCTTCTATGGCGGGAAAATGGGCATCGACGCCACCAAGAAGGGCCCGGAGGACGGCCACCACCGCCTGTGGCCCGACTCCCTGCGCATGGACCCTGGCGTGAAGTCCAGGGTGGACGCGCTCTGGGGGCAGCTGGGGCTGTAG
- a CDS encoding TetR/AcrR family transcriptional regulator, which translates to MTVQPDSGTKARLLAAAREHFARRGVKESTVRDICAQAGANVAAVNYHFGSKEKLFMAVLMDFLEKAQDQFPVLMGLGQDAPAEDRLKAYIRSLLYRVMGDGDPVNEKLGQLLSGEFIEPSPDFGIVTERFITPHHEVLLGILREMMPTADARTVHLCAAGVVGHCILFENAKQFIRQMYPDISLDKLGVEYVADFIHRFSLAGIARMAEHG; encoded by the coding sequence ATGACCGTACAGCCCGATTCTGGAACCAAGGCGAGGCTCCTCGCCGCAGCCCGGGAACATTTCGCCCGGCGCGGGGTGAAGGAGAGCACCGTGCGCGACATATGCGCGCAGGCTGGGGCCAACGTGGCAGCGGTGAACTACCATTTCGGCAGCAAGGAAAAGCTGTTCATGGCCGTGCTCATGGACTTTCTTGAGAAGGCGCAGGACCAGTTCCCCGTGCTCATGGGCCTTGGGCAGGACGCTCCGGCAGAAGACCGCCTCAAGGCCTACATCCGCTCGCTGCTGTACCGGGTCATGGGCGATGGAGACCCTGTGAACGAGAAGCTCGGCCAGTTGTTGAGCGGCGAGTTCATCGAGCCTTCGCCGGACTTCGGCATCGTCACCGAGCGTTTCATCACCCCGCACCACGAGGTGCTGCTGGGCATACTGCGCGAGATGATGCCCACGGCCGATGCCCGCACCGTGCACCTTTGCGCCGCCGGGGTGGTGGGCCACTGCATTCTGTTCGAGAACGCCAAGCAATTCATCCGCCAGATGTACCCGGACATCAGCCTGGACAAACTCGGCGTCGAGTACGTTGCGGATTTCATCCACCGCTTCTCCCTGGCGGGCATCGCCCGCATGGCCGAGCACGGCTAG
- a CDS encoding twin-arginine translocase TatA/TatE family subunit encodes MLGELLQPQHLLLILVIALLVFGPSKLPQIGANMGKTIREFKSALSAQDEVKVAAPKQSAQPEPAAQQPVQPAQTSAQAEAPKQEQKSA; translated from the coding sequence ATGCTTGGCGAACTTTTGCAGCCCCAGCATTTGTTGTTGATCCTGGTCATCGCCTTGTTGGTGTTTGGCCCGAGCAAGCTGCCGCAGATCGGCGCGAACATGGGCAAGACCATCCGCGAGTTCAAGTCGGCCTTGTCTGCGCAGGACGAGGTGAAGGTCGCGGCCCCGAAGCAGTCGGCCCAGCCGGAACCCGCCGCCCAGCAGCCTGTGCAGCCTGCCCAGACCTCCGCCCAGGCGGAGGCTCCGAAGCAGGAGCAGAAGAGCGCCTAG
- a CDS encoding DedA family protein: protein MDLTSFLSTYGYLALFIGTFLEGETILIIAGFAAYNGHLSLPLAILTAFLGSFAGDQTAFYIGRYNKRFLEKRLKKWECRIEKVHRLLEKHQVLVLVSFRFFYGFRNVTPFAVGISNIPPLRFFCLNGIGAVIWAVSFGVGGYYLGDVLERFLQEAKWWVAGGLLCVLVAVWGVKTLRNRKRKTIC from the coding sequence ATGGATCTGACGTCGTTTCTGTCCACCTACGGCTATCTCGCCCTGTTCATCGGAACCTTTCTTGAGGGCGAGACGATCCTCATCATTGCCGGATTTGCAGCCTACAACGGACATTTGTCCTTGCCCCTGGCCATTCTCACGGCCTTTCTCGGCAGCTTCGCCGGAGACCAGACCGCCTTTTATATCGGCCGCTACAACAAGCGCTTTCTTGAAAAGCGGCTCAAGAAGTGGGAATGCCGGATCGAGAAGGTGCATCGCCTGTTGGAGAAACATCAGGTGCTGGTGCTGGTGTCGTTTCGCTTCTTCTACGGCTTCCGCAACGTGACGCCATTCGCCGTTGGCATTTCCAACATTCCGCCCTTGCGTTTCTTCTGCCTGAACGGCATCGGCGCGGTCATCTGGGCCGTCTCCTTCGGCGTTGGCGGCTATTATCTGGGCGACGTGCTGGAGCGGTTTCTTCAGGAGGCCAAGTGGTGGGTCGCCGGAGGGCTGTTGTGTGTTCTCGTCGCGGTGTGGGGCGTCAAGACGTTGCGCAACCGCAAGCGCAAGACCATTTGCTAG
- a CDS encoding lipid-binding SYLF domain-containing protein, producing the protein MRTLALASLLGLCALPVIGACAGSASHRAAAPVQTQQEARRRSPEAALVEQSAHALREIRIATAERVLDDALPLARAVVILPGVYQAGLMYSIHAGNGVLVARRPDGGWGAPVFVSVAGAGYGWQAGLERSRVVLVITEEEMVERLLSGASLDLGASAKYDVLGVREETGVGRLTTEQPVMTFADGVGIMAGVAFRGGALSLDRGRTRTYHANPDQEAEATARTANAPGLEVFELWAALGVIPELPGEGNRFRRAKP; encoded by the coding sequence ATGCGGACGCTGGCGCTGGCGTCCCTGCTCGGGCTGTGCGCCCTGCCCGTCATCGGCGCATGTGCGGGATCGGCCAGTCACCGCGCGGCCGCACCTGTCCAGACGCAACAGGAAGCCAGAAGGCGTTCGCCCGAAGCCGCGCTTGTGGAGCAGTCCGCGCACGCCCTGCGCGAAATCCGAATCGCCACGGCCGAGCGCGTGCTGGATGACGCCTTGCCCCTGGCCCGCGCGGTCGTGATCCTGCCCGGCGTATACCAGGCAGGCCTCATGTATTCCATCCACGCCGGAAACGGGGTGCTTGTGGCCCGCAGGCCGGACGGCGGCTGGGGCGCACCGGTGTTCGTAAGCGTCGCCGGAGCTGGCTACGGCTGGCAGGCCGGGCTGGAACGCTCGCGCGTGGTGCTTGTCATCACCGAGGAGGAAATGGTGGAACGGCTGCTTTCCGGCGCGTCGCTCGACCTCGGCGCTTCGGCGAAGTACGATGTGCTCGGCGTGCGGGAGGAAACGGGCGTTGGCAGGCTGACAACGGAACAGCCGGTCATGACCTTCGCCGATGGCGTCGGGATCATGGCCGGAGTGGCCTTTCGCGGCGGCGCGCTCAGCCTGGACCGAGGCCGCACCCGCACGTACCACGCCAACCCCGATCAGGAAGCGGAAGCAACGGCCCGAACCGCGAACGCGCCAGGGCTGGAGGTATTCGAACTCTGGGCGGCGCTGGGCGTCATCCCGGAACTTCCCGGCGAAGGAAACCGCTTCCGCAGGGCTAAGCCATAG
- a CDS encoding Hpt domain-containing protein gives MFDHDPEVLAAFAEESGARINELERGLLALENDPRTADPELLNAVFRDAHSVKAGANLLGLRNVESAAHRLENVLDLLRSGRLATAPDVCQTLLDGVDLLREILESPAQQRNLEQDKRLAALARLAD, from the coding sequence ATGTTTGACCATGACCCAGAGGTGCTGGCCGCCTTCGCAGAGGAGAGCGGCGCACGCATCAATGAACTGGAACGCGGCCTGCTGGCCCTGGAGAACGACCCCCGGACAGCGGACCCCGAACTCCTCAACGCCGTGTTCCGCGATGCGCATTCCGTGAAAGCCGGGGCCAACCTGCTGGGACTGCGCAATGTGGAATCCGCCGCCCACCGCCTGGAAAACGTGCTCGACCTGCTGCGTTCCGGTCGCTTGGCCACCGCCCCGGACGTGTGCCAGACCCTGCTGGATGGCGTGGATCTGTTGCGGGAGATCCTGGAATCTCCCGCACAACAGCGGAATCTGGAACAGGACAAGCGCCTGGCCGCGCTGGCCAGGCTGGCGGACTAG